The bacterium genome contains the following window.
CTCGTCATCTTCCCAAAGAATCCCGTACCTGGTACCTTGTTCGCCTTCTGGAACTTGATAAGCGCAGCCTTGGTAGCGGGGCCAAAGTATGTAGTCTCCTTTCCTTTGGAACCAACACCTGTCTTTGCAATAGCAAAGCCATTGTTGTTCAAGAACTTCTGTAGTTGTAGTACATCATTGTTTCTCATACCAAGTCTAAGGTCTTTGGTGAAGTCGTACTTTGTTGATGAAGTTGTAATACCACATGCTTGACCTGTGACTGTACTGAATAGGTTTCCGGAAGCACAACCAATGTTGTTTGATGTCGTGCTTGATGAGACAAGAGTAGCAAGGAGAGCTGGAGGATAATATCCACCACCTCCTCCCCCACCAGAAGATACAACAATACTTGGATCAGCAGATGTGGTGAAAGACATTACAGAAGTTGTAGAAGTGTTTGAGTCAGCATCGGTTGAAGTGATTTGGTAATAGTATGTAGTGCTGTAGCTTAAGTTTGGGAGTATCACATAGTGTGATGTTGAAGCAAATGATGCATCGGTTGTTGTTGAGGTTGTAACAGATGAGTCTGTTCCATAGTTTAATCCAGTTGTTGCTCCCTTGTCTGTGTTCCAAGAGATTGTAGCTTGAAGACCAGATAGTGAGACGGCGGTGTTTGTAATTACAGATGGTATTGTTAAGCCAAAGATACCAAATGTTGAGAAGTGTGTTGTTGGGCAAGTTACGGTGTGAAGTCCAGTATCAACTACACAAGATGATAGCGGAGACCATACAGATCCATCAGTACTGAATATTGTAAGGGTTGAGGGATCAGTGACACCAAGTGTTGCTGGGTTATACGTTAGGGTGATGAATAATGGATTGGTGAATGTTGTAAGGGTTGAAGTTGCTGTTGGCATTGCTTGCAATTGATACAGTGAGTTGAATAGATTGTATCTTGCTGGTTTGCCGAGAGTGGAGATGACGGTTGTTGTTGCGAGTTCTGTGGCTTCGAACTGGGCGGTGGTTGTTGTTGCGGAGAAGCCGGTGGGGATGGTTAGGTGTAGGTTTCCCAGACTGAGTGTTCCCAGGTTGCTGATTGCAGTTGAGGTTGATTGAATGTATGTGGTGTTTGCTATACAGCCCGATGTTTTAAAGGAGTAGTTGGGGGAGGTGGCAGGATTGCTGTATATATCCATTACATCGTATTTATAATTATATGTGGTGCATGGAAGGAGGTTGGTGATGTTAAAGGAAGATGTTGTTGAAGCGGTTGATGTTGATACTGTATCAGTGTATATACTTGGTGCGAGACCGTATGATACTGATGATGTTGCTGATTTGTCCGTAGTGAAGGAGATGGTTGAGGTAGATACTCCGGCTGAGAGGCTGTTGTTGGAGATTATTGGGGTGGTGAAGGAGATGGTGCCACTGTGATCTAGTGAAGTTATTGTGAGACCATCATAAGAGACAAATAATCTTCCAGGAGTTGAATCAAACGTTGCGTTAGTACCAAACACGTTCGAATCCGAAGAACGAACAAAAGCAGTACCTCCGTCTATAGAACTATACAAAAACCAATTACCTGCATCCGGTGTACGACCTGCAAACACCTTCATTCCATCATAGGATGAAGCAATCTTTCCCCATCCTGCAGTAACTCCAGGTATATCATAATATGTCCAAGATAAACCATCATTTATGGATGTGTATATCTTAGAGTCAGCATCATCAGCCCAAAATAAATGACTTCCATCAGGAGAATATTTAAAGCCCATCAAAGTCCCAACCACTGTTGGAAAAGTAGCGGATCTATCTACCCAAGTCGCACCACTAGTTGTTGATACATAAAATTTATTAACACCATTAGAAATAGATATTTTTGTACTACTTGCTGACATAGTGAGATAGTTCCAATATCCAGACGGTATACTAGAAGTTGCCCAGGTCGCACCACTTGTTGTTGAATAATATAAATACGGCGCAGTATTATTGGTTAAAAATAAATTTACGCCACTAGCTGATGACCACATGTCTTTCCATTGTGTATGCGGTATAGAATTTACAGAAGTACTTGTCGCCCACGTTAAACCACTATCTATCGAATACCATATATTTGTATTTGTTTTTAGCCATAATTTTGTAAAATCGTCTGACCCCGTTATACTTATACCCATATCGGACCATGTACTTGTACCCAATTGACTGATTGGAGTAAAGGTAGCGCCGCTTGTAGTTGAAATGTTGATAGATCTGGTTCCGCCCCTAACGCCAACGATATTCCTGCCATCAGAAGATACAAAGTTAGTGTAAGACGTTTGAGTAAAATTTTTTTCCACGTGGGCAGTAGAAGCTTCAGCTTTTTTATACTCAACAGGACATAAAACAATCGAAAACAAGAACAATGACAAGGTAATCAGTTTAAGATTATTTTTTAACATATGTTTTATTCTAACATAAAAACAAAATATTTACTAGTAAAATAGACAATCGAGCCCTCGTTAGAGAGCTCGATATAATGTCTTGACCTTCCGTATTAATAATTTAAATACCTATTCTGGTGACTATTTAGCTTTTACGATTTTTGTTGTAACAGCAGCCCCTTTTTTAACGACCTTCTTTACAGACTTTGCTCCTACTCCCAATTCCTTTGAAATTGTCTTCCAATGAGACTTTAATTCTGTTGCTAATTTTTCAAGCTCTGGAGCCTCAATCTTCTTGATTTTAGTGTACTTTGATAATACAGAGTCCACATTAGTTTTGTACTTGTCCTCTGTAACATCCTTCATGTCTTCTAGTCTATCAAGTACCTCACCCTTTGCTTTTAATATCCAACCTTTAGCGTTTTTAATTTTTTTCTTTGCATCTTTTGAATTGTGAACAAAATATGCTCCAACTGCAGCTGCTGCAGTAAGACCACCAATAACTCCTAGAACACCCGCAACATTACTGCCTTTAGCGTCAGTGCTTTTTTTAGCACCTGCTTTGTTTCCTGTTTTTGTTGTATTCATAACTCATATATTATATCAAGAGTAAAAAATTATGCAAAATAGATATACCCTAATATTAGGCAATTCAGTCCAAGGTTTAAATTGTGAGTAACTACGCCCCGAATACCTAGTCCTCTTTCTTTACCTTCTTCTTTCCCCCAGCTCTAGATTTACGTGTAGTCCTTTCTTCCCCATCCCCAGCAGATCCATTACCCGATCTAATAAAAGATCCAAAAACAAACTTCATTAGATTCATTGCCTTGCTTCCCTGCTCCTCAATAGACTCTCTAACCATCAAAACATCTTCCATAATACGGTCAGCCTCTTCTTTTAATTTTCTAGATGTATATTCCAAATGCCTAGCTATTTGTATAATGTAATATAAAAATATTATTAGCAGCGATGTAAGGACCACCATTGCTAATGTTGTCATAAAGAAAAATATATCGGCATGAACAAAAGATGAATTCATTTTAATTTAAATTAAGTATTTTTTTAAAGGTTGAACCGTGTGCTACAGATATTTTACCATACTTATTTGGTTTGGACATACCAGAATCGAACATAAGAAATATAAATAAAATAAAAAGGGCTGTATCATAAAGAAACATTCCTATGGGTGCGTATTCTGAAGATGGAAAAACAAACATTCCAAGATATAGAAAACTTATAATTCCCGGTAGTTCCAAATCATGAAGTCTTCTTGTAATCAATGAAAGGAAAATTAAAGTAAAGGGTGCAAACATAATTGGCATATACAATAACAAAATATTATTTGTATCACTTGCAACTAATTGACCAAGAAGTCCCCATGCCTCCGGTGACATAGCTTGAATAAAGCTAGCTACAATTATTAATACACTGAAGAAAAGGCTGAATAAAAAAAGTACAGAAATTGTAAAATCTTTTTTATTCAGTCTTCCAGCAAATAG
Protein-coding sequences here:
- a CDS encoding peptidoglycan-binding protein yields the protein MLKNNLKLITLSLFLFSIVLCPVEYKKAEASTAHVEKNFTQTSYTNFVSSDGRNIVGVRGGTRSINISTTSGATFTPISQLGTSTWSDMGISITGSDDFTKLWLKTNTNIWYSIDSGLTWATSTSVNSIPHTQWKDMWSSASGVNLFLTNNTAPYLYYSTTSGATWATSSIPSGYWNYLTMSASSTKISISNGVNKFYVSTTSGATWVDRSATFPTVVGTLMGFKYSPDGSHLFWADDADSKIYTSINDGLSWTYYDIPGVTAGWGKIASSYDGMKVFAGRTPDAGNWFLYSSIDGGTAFVRSSDSNVFGTNATFDSTPGRLFVSYDGLTITSLDHSGTISFTTPIISNNSLSAGVSTSTISFTTDKSATSSVSYGLAPSIYTDTVSTSTASTTSSFNITNLLPCTTYNYKYDVMDIYSNPATSPNYSFKTSGCIANTTYIQSTSTAISNLGTLSLGNLHLTIPTGFSATTTTAQFEATELATTTVISTLGKPARYNLFNSLYQLQAMPTATSTLTTFTNPLFITLTYNPATLGVTDPSTLTIFSTDGSVWSPLSSCVVDTGLHTVTCPTTHFSTFGIFGLTIPSVITNTAVSLSGLQATISWNTDKGATTGLNYGTDSSVTTSTTTDASFASTSHYVILPNLSYSTTYYYQITSTDADSNTSTTSVMSFTTSADPSIVVSSGGGGGGGYYPPALLATLVSSSTTSNNIGCASGNLFSTVTGQACGITTSSTKYDFTKDLRLGMRNNDVLQLQKFLNNNGFAIAKTGVGSKGKETTYFGPATKAALIKFQKANKVPGTGFFGKMT
- a CDS encoding DUF805 domain-containing protein, encoding MTKSKEGIENFIIRKLEKANTIDEINVSLKSAGFSDSEIEEGISNTKKTHRTLHQDVAAANNFLPTLNKNKGVVKNKKSPSAEDQHAHLGLFAGRLNKKDFTISVLFLFSLFFSVLIIVASFIQAMSPEAWGLLGQLVASDTNNILLLYMPIMFAPFTLIFLSLITRRLHDLELPGIISFLYLGMFVFPSSEYAPIGMFLYDTALFILFIFLMFDSGMSKPNKYGKISVAHGSTFKKILNLN